A genomic window from Brevibacillus agri includes:
- a CDS encoding ABC transporter permease: protein MKVMDSFRIVWRNLWRMKLRTALTSVGVMIGTAAIVAMMALSLGLKENAVKSLENFGNLTEMDVEPMYYDQEKGEMIPDDQRKRLNMEAVQELKKIPGIAAVMPVKRLNEQAKLKVGRREGYVELVGVDVNESAAYRKNDVEKGTYLTGSPQEVVVAFDVPRAMRDVEKEKREARRRNADNGRQSGMSAMPPDMGGGGESAAFNIVDKAATLILTREYRIDDEPKFEKKELRVRVVGQLQKSENFRYSTAVYVPLGVVKELNDWVNRGRSDEGSEGSSRRTREQATKDTFEFDQMTVKVESREQVESVVKALKEKGYEVWSPARELETINQFFFVIQMVLGGIAAISLLVATIGIVNTMIMSILERTKEIGIMKVIGATVFNIRWLFLMESGFIGLIGGLAGLGMAWGAVELVNYFGASGGIMDSLNMGYGGGPEGEQSKLAVIPAWLALFAIGFSFIIGLLAGIFPAIRASRLSALQAIRSE, encoded by the coding sequence GTGAAGGTAATGGATTCGTTTCGCATCGTCTGGAGAAACTTGTGGCGGATGAAGCTGCGGACCGCCCTGACATCGGTCGGTGTCATGATCGGCACGGCTGCCATCGTCGCGATGATGGCGCTGAGCTTGGGGCTGAAGGAAAACGCAGTGAAAAGCCTGGAAAACTTCGGGAACTTGACAGAGATGGACGTCGAACCGATGTACTACGACCAGGAAAAGGGCGAGATGATCCCGGACGATCAACGCAAGCGGCTGAATATGGAAGCTGTTCAGGAGCTGAAAAAAATACCGGGCATCGCAGCCGTCATGCCTGTCAAGCGGCTGAATGAGCAGGCGAAGCTGAAGGTAGGCAGGCGCGAAGGCTACGTCGAGCTGGTCGGGGTCGACGTGAATGAGTCGGCCGCCTACCGCAAGAACGATGTAGAAAAAGGGACGTATTTGACAGGTTCTCCCCAGGAGGTCGTCGTCGCTTTTGACGTTCCGCGGGCAATGCGCGATGTGGAAAAAGAAAAGCGGGAGGCGCGCAGGCGCAACGCCGACAACGGCAGACAGTCGGGCATGTCCGCAATGCCTCCCGATATGGGCGGCGGCGGAGAGTCGGCAGCCTTCAACATCGTCGACAAAGCGGCAACACTCATTTTGACGCGGGAATACCGCATCGACGACGAACCGAAATTCGAGAAAAAAGAATTGCGGGTGCGCGTCGTCGGCCAGCTTCAAAAATCGGAAAACTTTCGCTACTCCACAGCGGTCTACGTCCCGCTTGGCGTCGTGAAAGAGCTGAACGATTGGGTGAACCGCGGACGCAGCGACGAAGGCAGCGAAGGCTCGTCGCGCCGTACGCGGGAGCAGGCGACAAAAGACACGTTTGAATTTGACCAGATGACCGTCAAGGTAGAATCGCGGGAGCAGGTAGAGAGCGTCGTCAAGGCGTTGAAGGAAAAAGGCTATGAAGTGTGGTCGCCAGCGCGCGAACTGGAGACGATCAACCAGTTTTTCTTCGTGATCCAGATGGTGCTGGGCGGCATTGCAGCGATCTCCTTGCTCGTTGCCACAATCGGAATCGTCAATACGATGATTATGTCCATTTTGGAGCGAACAAAAGAAATTGGCATTATGAAAGTAATCGGAGCAACCGTATTTAACATTCGCTGGCTGTTTTTGATGGAGTCAGGCTTCATTGGACTGATCGGCGGCCTGGCCGGGCTTGGCATGGCCTGGGGCGCGGTAGAGCTAGTGAACTACTTCGGCGCATCCGGCGGCATTATGGACAGTTTGAACATGGGGTATGGCGGCGGACCGGAAGGCGAACAGAGCAAATTGGCAGTGATTCCGGCCTGGCTGGCGTTGTTTGCCATCGGCTTCTCCTTTATCATCGGGCTGCTCGCGGGCATTTTCCCGGCGATTCGGGCTTCCCGTCTAAGTGCACTTCAAGCGATTCGATCAGAATAA
- a CDS encoding HlyD family secretion protein, which translates to MNKKKWIILAAIVVVLGGGGYGGYAYYQSKNTAAEEPPAEPPSFPTATVDVGEVKKTIFSSGTIEAKAREEVRPEISGKVQKLFVKEGQAVKKGDVLFTVDSVDAQLELQKQELAIIRAQKELNELKNKKDKIVADKTGKVKEVLVKEGETVTPDTVVAKLTNTDYLKITGKFTAYEAEHFRVGQQVKVFISSSLYYVDGVVTKVDHIGQKEKGVGGVHDVDVLVKKPGALYVGDLGEVQYTDPKGLLFASQKATPFELPDEMEIVAGTHGKIGKVEVEKDDEIKAGQLLFKMDLTESELEMKDKELSLKEALLNMEQKKREIAKKQVEAPISGVITKLNVKEGEAPGSEPVAVIMDTSSVYFVAAVDEMDIPAIKLGQSVDVYLTAFGNKPFKGKVTELPKEGTKEDKSVRFAVKVELSDTADMKHGMTGDCDIYVEQKENVKRLPLNAVEVLEAGLGTVMVKDPASGEPTPKEIEIGVEGTDFIEVVKGLNEGDEVLLTNPEGM; encoded by the coding sequence ATGAACAAGAAAAAATGGATCATACTAGCAGCGATTGTGGTCGTTTTGGGAGGGGGCGGCTACGGTGGCTATGCGTACTACCAGTCGAAAAACACGGCTGCAGAGGAACCGCCTGCCGAACCGCCTTCCTTCCCGACGGCTACAGTAGATGTGGGGGAAGTAAAGAAGACGATTTTCTCTTCCGGTACCATCGAAGCAAAGGCGCGTGAGGAAGTCAGACCGGAGATCAGCGGCAAGGTGCAGAAGCTGTTTGTCAAGGAAGGACAAGCCGTGAAAAAAGGCGACGTGTTGTTTACGGTAGACAGCGTGGACGCCCAACTGGAATTGCAAAAGCAGGAGTTGGCGATCATCCGTGCGCAAAAAGAGCTGAACGAGCTGAAGAACAAAAAAGACAAGATTGTGGCCGACAAAACGGGGAAAGTCAAGGAAGTGCTCGTGAAGGAAGGCGAAACAGTTACCCCCGACACCGTCGTGGCGAAGCTGACCAATACCGACTATTTGAAAATTACAGGGAAGTTCACCGCATACGAAGCCGAGCATTTCCGCGTAGGGCAGCAGGTGAAAGTGTTTATCAGCTCGTCGCTTTACTACGTGGACGGAGTCGTGACGAAGGTAGACCATATCGGTCAAAAGGAAAAAGGAGTCGGCGGCGTTCACGATGTCGACGTCTTGGTTAAAAAACCGGGTGCCCTCTACGTGGGCGATCTGGGCGAGGTGCAGTACACCGATCCAAAAGGCTTGCTGTTCGCCAGCCAAAAAGCGACGCCGTTTGAATTGCCGGATGAGATGGAGATCGTGGCAGGGACGCACGGCAAGATTGGCAAAGTAGAAGTGGAGAAAGACGACGAGATCAAGGCAGGGCAGCTTTTGTTCAAAATGGACCTGACCGAATCCGAGTTGGAAATGAAGGACAAGGAGCTTTCCTTGAAAGAAGCGCTTTTGAATATGGAACAGAAAAAGCGGGAAATCGCGAAAAAGCAAGTGGAAGCGCCGATCAGCGGGGTCATTACGAAGCTGAACGTCAAGGAAGGGGAAGCGCCTGGCTCCGAGCCGGTTGCGGTCATCATGGACACGAGCTCTGTCTACTTCGTCGCGGCTGTGGACGAGATGGACATTCCAGCGATCAAGCTTGGGCAAAGCGTCGATGTGTACTTGACGGCATTCGGCAACAAGCCGTTCAAAGGCAAAGTCACCGAGCTGCCGAAAGAGGGGACAAAAGAGGACAAGTCGGTTCGCTTCGCGGTCAAGGTCGAACTGAGCGACACGGCTGATATGAAGCACGGCATGACAGGGGATTGCGATATTTACGTGGAGCAAAAGGAAAACGTGAAACGACTGCCTTTGAACGCCGTGGAAGTGTTGGAAGCAGGGCTTGGCACGGTGATGGTAAAAGACCCGGCCAGTGGCGAGCCGACGCCAAAAGAAATTGAGATTGGCGTGGAAGGAACCGACTTTATTGAAGTGGTAAAAGGATTGAATGAGGGAGACGAAGTTTTGCTGACGAATCCGGAAGGCATGTAA
- a CDS encoding class I SAM-dependent methyltransferase, protein MSTTNQWNAKLYDDKMNFVSAYGKGVVEWLSPLPGERILDLGCGTGDLSAQLAQAGANVTGIDFSASMIAAARQKYPQVAFFVADAHAYQSAETYDAVFSNAALHWMKKPREVIRTVWHALAPGGRFVAEFGGKGNCEHVVQALRIALSRRNLSADERSPWYFPAVGEYTTLLEEQGFRVTLASHFDRPTTLPDGDRGLRHWLDSFCSPFFTGLSAQEIEAVCEEVTELVRPTLFQDGNWVVDYKRIRIIAYKEATNASPNAGERP, encoded by the coding sequence GTGAGTACTACGAATCAATGGAACGCGAAGCTGTACGACGACAAGATGAATTTTGTTTCTGCTTATGGCAAAGGAGTTGTAGAGTGGCTGTCGCCGCTGCCGGGAGAGCGCATTCTCGATCTCGGCTGCGGAACAGGGGATTTGAGCGCACAGTTGGCGCAAGCAGGCGCAAACGTAACGGGCATTGACTTTTCGGCCAGCATGATTGCAGCAGCCAGACAAAAATACCCGCAAGTCGCCTTTTTCGTCGCGGACGCCCACGCTTACCAATCCGCGGAAACGTATGACGCTGTCTTTTCCAACGCTGCGCTGCACTGGATGAAAAAGCCGCGCGAGGTGATTCGCACTGTCTGGCATGCGCTCGCGCCCGGCGGACGGTTCGTTGCCGAGTTCGGCGGAAAAGGCAATTGTGAGCACGTCGTCCAGGCGCTGCGCATCGCCTTGAGCCGTCGGAATCTTTCGGCAGACGAACGCTCTCCGTGGTATTTTCCCGCTGTCGGCGAGTACACGACGCTGCTTGAGGAGCAAGGCTTTCGCGTAACGCTCGCTTCGCATTTCGACAGGCCGACGACGCTGCCTGACGGGGATCGGGGGCTTCGACATTGGCTCGATTCCTTTTGCAGCCCCTTTTTCACCGGGCTGTCCGCGCAGGAGATCGAAGCCGTCTGCGAGGAAGTGACAGAGCTGGTCCGTCCGACGCTGTTTCAAGACGGCAACTGGGTCGTGGACTACAAGCGCATCCGCATCATCGCCTACAAGGAAGCTACGAACGCATCACCAAACGCCGGAGAGCGCCCGTGA
- a CDS encoding EcsC family protein, which produces MESRQVLQQALEEVEAWERDQNDLWFWEKLGRLPFVFLDKMTPNFVREKLGTAVDEMAAFLETGGTYLVQDTAIYSKFAPRLERDGAGIPQTAEVAGAPLVLMDEIARELKESRATFATVQGATTGIGGIFTLALDIPLLLGTSLKVLQEMALCYGYRPEDKRERLFVVKCLQFASSDIVGKKAILAELSRFDEPAAQKDVMAQLQGWREVVVTYTENFGWKKLFQMVPIAGILFGAYLNRSTVQDVAEAGRMLYRKRRILERLRVEQNKEE; this is translated from the coding sequence ATGGAGTCGAGACAGGTTTTGCAGCAGGCATTGGAAGAGGTGGAGGCATGGGAGCGCGACCAGAACGATTTGTGGTTCTGGGAAAAGCTCGGCAGGCTTCCGTTCGTTTTTCTCGATAAAATGACGCCGAATTTCGTCCGGGAAAAGCTGGGGACAGCCGTGGACGAGATGGCCGCGTTTCTGGAAACAGGGGGAACGTATCTCGTTCAGGATACGGCGATTTACAGCAAGTTCGCTCCCCGCTTGGAAAGGGATGGCGCGGGCATTCCGCAGACCGCAGAAGTCGCAGGGGCACCGCTCGTCCTCATGGATGAGATTGCCCGCGAGCTGAAAGAATCGCGCGCGACCTTTGCCACGGTACAGGGCGCAACGACAGGCATCGGCGGCATTTTTACGCTGGCGCTTGATATTCCGTTGCTGCTCGGCACGTCGCTGAAAGTGCTGCAAGAAATGGCGCTATGCTACGGCTATCGCCCGGAGGACAAGCGGGAGCGGCTGTTCGTGGTCAAATGCCTGCAGTTCGCTTCTTCCGATATCGTCGGCAAAAAGGCGATACTGGCTGAGCTGTCGCGCTTTGACGAGCCTGCTGCGCAAAAAGACGTCATGGCACAATTGCAGGGCTGGCGGGAAGTCGTGGTGACGTACACGGAAAATTTTGGCTGGAAAAAGCTGTTTCAGATGGTGCCGATTGCAGGCATCCTGTTCGGGGCGTACTTGAATCGCTCAACCGTCCAGGATGTCGCCGAAGCGGGGCGAATGCTGTACCGCAAGCGGCGAATCCTGGAGCGATTGCGCGTGGAGCAAAACAAAGAGGAATGA
- a CDS encoding GNAT family N-acetyltransferase, whose protein sequence is MTLHTHTVYLRPLQANDAAELLKLRLRNHAFLQPFEPLRSAAFLTLSGQESQIAQAEQDFAAGTAFAFGVFLRDTDEMIGRVALSNVVRGAWQNATIGYFMDEACNGKGYTTAAVRLALTYAFQEAGLHRVQAAVMPRNTPSIRVLEKNGFRHEGLSLRYLQINGVWEDHLLFAITAEDWS, encoded by the coding sequence ATGACGTTACATACGCATACGGTCTACTTGCGACCACTGCAAGCAAATGACGCAGCCGAGCTTCTGAAGCTTCGGCTGCGTAATCATGCCTTCCTGCAACCGTTCGAGCCGCTCCGCTCCGCCGCCTTCCTGACGCTGAGCGGTCAAGAGTCGCAAATTGCGCAAGCGGAGCAAGACTTTGCAGCAGGGACCGCCTTCGCCTTTGGCGTGTTTTTGCGCGACACGGACGAAATGATCGGCCGCGTCGCTCTGTCAAACGTCGTGCGCGGCGCCTGGCAAAACGCGACCATCGGCTACTTCATGGATGAAGCCTGCAACGGCAAAGGCTACACCACTGCGGCCGTACGGCTTGCGCTCACGTACGCCTTCCAGGAAGCCGGGCTGCACCGGGTACAGGCCGCTGTCATGCCCCGCAATACTCCCTCCATCCGCGTGTTGGAGAAAAACGGCTTTCGCCACGAAGGGTTGTCCTTGCGCTATTTGCAAATCAACGGCGTGTGGGAAGATCACCTCCTATTTGCGATCACGGCAGAGGACTGGAGCTAA